The DNA segment GTCTCTCACGGGTATTACCCTCAAGGGTATTGGTTTTTTGCAAACCTGCAATAATTGCTTTAGTTGCATCATAAGACGTAGCCGTTCGCCAATTCACCGGTCCGCCCCAGAGTTTTCGAGACTTTTGCTCAAAGGGATCATTAGGAACTGCTTGGGAATGCCAAGGTACAGAGATTATGATGCCATTAATGTATTTTCCTTCCTGTAAGCTTTCTCCAGTGAAAATTGCAGGAGTACCAAATAAACTCAACTGTCCTTGATTAGCTTTTACCACTGCTAAACCTTGCCTTGTAGTGTCCCTGCTTTTGTCTACATAGTGAGCTAATAATAAGCTATCAGCACCACTATTCTGAGCTTGAGAAATGATTGTACTAGGGTTAAAATTAGGGTCAAATCTAGGGCTTAATTTAGAGGAAGAAAAATTGCAACCGATAGGATTAATAGTACCACCAGTCTTTTTTACAATTTGGGTAAAATTATTCTTAACTGCCCCATTATCTACATTTTGATCAACACAGATGAGAAAGTTGTTTTTGTTCATTTTCTTGATAGCATAAAGAGCAACACTCTCTGTTATTGATTCAATGCTGGGCGCTGTACGAAAGATATAGTTGCCAATACTAGAAATATCTTGGGCATAGCTAGTGGGAGACATCATTACTAACCCGCCTTGTTCATACACTGAAGCTGCGGAGTTAGAAGCATTACTCGAATTATGTCCCACGACAGCCAAAATGTTGGTATCTTCGACAAACGAATTAGCAAGGTTTAAGGCTTCTGTTGGGTTATTATCATCATTAGCGATCGCTACTTTTAAAAGTTTGCCATCAATATTATTCTGATTTACCTCATCTTGAGCTTGAGCGACACCACGTAGCATCTCTTTGGCTATATTGGGATGTGTACCAATGGGTACACTTACAGCAATTTTTAGGTATTTCTTGCTGTGAATAGCTATAGCGTTGTTCAAGTAAATCAATGCTTCTGGATCGGTAGGTTTTATCTTCCGATAAGACTCGAATTTCTGAATAGCAGTCCGACAATCACCTTTGGCAAATGCTTGAACTCCAGCTTGTTTATCTGGATTTGTATCTTGTGTCAATAAAATTTCTTCACCGACACTGATTCTATCGCCTGTAATATACTCTTCAAGCACAGGACAAGATTTAGATACAGATTGAGGGCGAAACATAGCGCCTAAAGTAATACCTATAATTATGCCAACAATACCCACTACTAGATAATTCCAAATATGGCCATTTTGAAAAATTGGAATATTATCTTCTGGACATGGAGGAGCTTTTTTTTCAACAATTATACGAGCTTCAATTTGGTCGCACGCTTCATCTGTTAGCCCTAATACTTGTTGCAACCGGTGCAAATCACTGCGAATTTTATCACTAAGAGGAAAACAAGCTTCAATTTCTTTACGTAAAGCCTCCTCATATTTATGCAATTTATCCTTGTAAATTTCCATAGGAGCTAAAACTTGGGTTTCAATTTTATTAGCTTCCTCATTTGTGAGTTTTAGCTCGTTTTTTAGCTCCTCTAATACAGCACGACCTATAGAAGAAATTTCACCATTACCACCTTCTACCCAATACTCAACTTCTCGACGATATTTTAAGTGTGGGTGATCATTGGGTGCTTTGGCAAGATTGATTTTATAACCTTCTTTAATAGCATATATTTCCGGTTTCATTGCTGGTGCTGCTTCTTGCACTTTTCTAGCGGCATATTCATGCAATTCATCAACAGTTATCCAACCATCTTGATCTTTATCTGCTGCACCAGTTTCCAGTCCTTCCACTACATAGCGAGTATAAGTTGAAGTATCTGATCCTATATCTTCAAAAGAATATTGGGTTGAAGTCGAAGATGTGAGAACTGCTCTTCCTTCTCCGCCTAATTGATTCTTGACATCCACAAAACCATTATCTTTTGCTGACATCCCCTCAGCAAACGCGCCACTAAAGCAGCAATCAAGAATTACTACCTCACGTTTGGAGCGGCTATTACTCATGACATCATGCACATCCCTAGCTGCTACTGTTGTGGCTTTAAACAGTGAGCCGTCGTTAGTTTTACGGGTGTTATGAGTCGCAAAATACAGTTTTCCGCTCTCGTCTTTGATGCCATGTCCAGAAAAAAATAGCAATATCAGGTCATCTTTCTGACGAGCATTAAATAAATGTTCTATGGCTTCTGCCATTGCTTGTTTTTGAGGATTTACCAGCTTTTTGACTTCATCAAAATGGCCAATTTCTGGGTGCTGTAAAACTCGCTGCATTGCTTCCACATCTCTGATCGCTGCTGGTAATGGGGCAAGTCCAGGTTCATATTCACTGACTCCGATTAGCAGTGCAAATTTCGCCATTTTGTGATTTTTCCTCTGTGATGTAATACCTCAGTTACCTGTAACAAATTTTTGAGCTTGTTCAATAGCAGTGGTTAATTCTTGACTGCTACTAGCTTTAACTTTCAGTTTTTTGCCATTAGCTTCCACTTCCAATTCAATGGTTTTGTTACCGAGGCGATCGCCTAAAAATCCCAGCAATTTCTTAGTATTGCCAATACTGACTTCAGCTCGTAAAACTCCCAGTAAAAAACCGCCAACCGATTTGCTAGCTTCGGGTATTTCTTTCACTGCTACGAGTTCCACGCTTTCTATATCGAACTCTTTGATCTCTCTCAAGAGATTTCGCGTTTCCCGCTCTTGTTCCTCTGCATCTAAGTCGGGATTGGCAAGAGTGATCGTGAGTGTGACATTAGGTTGAGAACTCATATTGTATATTTTTAGGTTTTTCAGCAGTGAATGGTCAAGTATATTTCCTGAGTATACTTGTATGACATCATATTTGATGAAGAAGTTTCTGGGAAATTAGCCAATATTTTGACAAAACGTAACTAAAAACCTGTGGGAATGCGATCGCCTCAAATCAAAGCACTGAGATAAATTTATAACATAAACACACAGATGGCAGAGCGATCGCTTCTTCAATTTCTAATACTGATTGAAACCGTTTCAAGTCAGTGAGCGCTTTATGACTCAAAGGAAATTCAAGCAGCTTTTGAGCAGAATGTGAGCTAAATTTTATGATGTAGTACTAGGCGACGGTCAGTCAGGGCTATACAGAAACCAACCCCGTCTCAGTGGAGTTAAAACTTTAATTTTCTGTTAGCCTGCGTAGGCAGACTTAGTTTGTTGTCTCGCATCCTTCGCATAGCGTGTCTTGCGCTGCTATCCTAATCGCCAGGACTAGCTGCTAAAATGCTTTAAGACTAGGATTGTTGACAGCTTCTATAAATGCTTTACCAATCACAGTTAGCTCCCAATAACGAGCATCTTTTACTCTAAAACTTGAGCCGACAATATTTGTTTTTTCCACCTTTAAGTCTCGTTTTTGGATCAGCCCAATGTTACATAAATGTGCATTAATAAAACTCAAAGGATAATCCAAATTTTCTTTTAAATTAAATTTAAGTCCCAATATTTTAAACCTTATTGTTACTCTTTTAGGTGGACTTGATTTCTGTGCAATTTCTATTAGTCGATAAACATCACTAGCACTTAATCGTGTTAAAATCCGGACAAATTCTGGATGGATACAACTATCAACAAGCTCATTAGCCATTAAATTTGTCCATAACTCTTGCAGTGTCAGATCCGTTTCACTAGATGAGGACTCAATTATTTTCAGGATAATTGAAGACTTAGGAAATTTATTTCGCTGGCGGTTACTAGCAGATGCTTTTTCCGCAGCCCGTGCCATAATTTGCGCGGCAATTACTTTTTCAGCATCAACTAAGCGGTCAAACTTGGCACTAATGAGTCTACCAACATCACCTGTTGTTGATGTTATGGGTGCAATCAATTCTTTGAATGTATTGCAAGCAGTTTCAACTAGTTGACTCCAAGCCTGATCGAGAACAGCTTCGGTAAGCTTTCTTAGGCTTACTAGATCAAGACTACTATCCTCTGCCATATTGTGTCGATATTCTGTCATATTGATTCAGTTCTTTATCTCTAGAAGAGGGGCAATTTCATAATTCTTAAAATAGATGCTGACCAAAGCTATTGCCAAGAGTGATTAAGTAAATTAACTCTAACTCGAAGCACTGGTATAAAAGCGCAAAGCAAATTTCCAAAAACGATTGGAAACCCAGAACAGCACTACAGCTAACACTCCTGCACCTATCGACCAGTTAATGTGACCCCGACCCAACATCGCTTCTGCTGGTATCGTTGTTAAAAATGCCACAGGTACTACAAAAGTGAAGAAGAAGCGGTAAGCGGTGGGATAAGCTACCATAGGATATCTACCAGCTTCTAATAAACCCCGTAAAACTTCAGTGGCGTTGTATATTTTTACAAACCAAATGCTAGTTGCACCCAGGATAAACCACAAGCTATAAAGGATTGCCAAGCCGAATAATAAGGGGACTGCACTCACGAGGTAATTATTGATTCCTAAACCTAAGCGTGTACCTGCATAGCCAATGACAATACTGCCAAAAACTAAATCTGGTAATCCCCAAGGTGACAAGGTATGGGTAGAAAGCCAAAACTGACTGCGGATAGGTTTAAGTAGTACAAAATCTAATGTACCTTCCTGGACATGGCGAACAATCCGATCCAAGTTTGGGGCGAGAAAGCTAGCTACAAAGCCTTGTAGCACAGTAAAAATTCCCAAAACCACCAAAGCGGCAGACCATGACCAGCCAGTAAAGGTGTAATCAGTACGGTAAAATAAGAATAATCCAAAAAGACTACCTGCGAGATTGCCCAAACTGCTGAGGGTAGCTATGAGAAAATTGAGGCGATACTCCATCTCAGATGCGATCGCGGTACTCCAAAATAGCCTTAATACTTGCCAATATCTTCTCATTTTGCACCCTTAGCCCAATATATGCCAGCATAGCCAATGATGGGCAATTTTGGCCACTTGATCAACTATTCAACCTAAAATGAAATTATTGTGCATAAATTAAATTCCCCAGATTAAATGATTAAACTCGACCAGTTTTTAAAGTTTATGGGTGTAACCTCAACTGGAGGACAAGCCAAACTGATAATTCTTGATGGTGGTGTAAAAGTTAATGGTACAGTTGAAACCCGACGCGGACGAAAATTAGTGTTAGGGGACAAA comes from the Nodularia sp. NIES-3585 genome and includes:
- a CDS encoding ABC transporter substrate-binding protein: MAKFALLIGVSEYEPGLAPLPAAIRDVEAMQRVLQHPEIGHFDEVKKLVNPQKQAMAEAIEHLFNARQKDDLILLFFSGHGIKDESGKLYFATHNTRKTNDGSLFKATTVAARDVHDVMSNSRSKREVVILDCCFSGAFAEGMSAKDNGFVDVKNQLGGEGRAVLTSSTSTQYSFEDIGSDTSTYTRYVVEGLETGAADKDQDGWITVDELHEYAARKVQEAAPAMKPEIYAIKEGYKINLAKAPNDHPHLKYRREVEYWVEGGNGEISSIGRAVLEELKNELKLTNEEANKIETQVLAPMEIYKDKLHKYEEALRKEIEACFPLSDKIRSDLHRLQQVLGLTDEACDQIEARIIVEKKAPPCPEDNIPIFQNGHIWNYLVVGIVGIIIGITLGAMFRPQSVSKSCPVLEEYITGDRISVGEEILLTQDTNPDKQAGVQAFAKGDCRTAIQKFESYRKIKPTDPEALIYLNNAIAIHSKKYLKIAVSVPIGTHPNIAKEMLRGVAQAQDEVNQNNIDGKLLKVAIANDDNNPTEALNLANSFVEDTNILAVVGHNSSNASNSAASVYEQGGLVMMSPTSYAQDISSIGNYIFRTAPSIESITESVALYAIKKMNKNNFLICVDQNVDNGAVKNNFTQIVKKTGGTINPIGCNFSSSKLSPRFDPNFNPSTIISQAQNSGADSLLLAHYVDKSRDTTRQGLAVVKANQGQLSLFGTPAIFTGESLQEGKYINGIIISVPWHSQAVPNDPFEQKSRKLWGGPVNWRTATSYDATKAIIAGLQKTNTLEGNTRERLKQSLRDSDFAIDGATGKIQFSPSGDRVDNPMFLVQIQQKPGTNNYEFVPIKD
- a CDS encoding Abi-alpha family protein — translated: MTEYRHNMAEDSSLDLVSLRKLTEAVLDQAWSQLVETACNTFKELIAPITSTTGDVGRLISAKFDRLVDAEKVIAAQIMARAAEKASASNRQRNKFPKSSIILKIIESSSSETDLTLQELWTNLMANELVDSCIHPEFVRILTRLSASDVYRLIEIAQKSSPPKRVTIRFKILGLKFNLKENLDYPLSFINAHLCNIGLIQKRDLKVEKTNIVGSSFRVKDARYWELTVIGKAFIEAVNNPSLKAF
- a CDS encoding ABC transporter permease, whose translation is MRRYWQVLRLFWSTAIASEMEYRLNFLIATLSSLGNLAGSLFGLFLFYRTDYTFTGWSWSAALVVLGIFTVLQGFVASFLAPNLDRIVRHVQEGTLDFVLLKPIRSQFWLSTHTLSPWGLPDLVFGSIVIGYAGTRLGLGINNYLVSAVPLLFGLAILYSLWFILGATSIWFVKIYNATEVLRGLLEAGRYPMVAYPTAYRFFFTFVVPVAFLTTIPAEAMLGRGHINWSIGAGVLAVVLFWVSNRFWKFALRFYTSASS
- a CDS encoding RNA-binding S4 domain-containing protein; the protein is MIKLDQFLKFMGVTSTGGQAKLIILDGGVKVNGTVETRRGRKLVLGDKVTVEGQTFEVDL